One window of the Benincasa hispida cultivar B227 chromosome 3, ASM972705v1, whole genome shotgun sequence genome contains the following:
- the LOC120072564 gene encoding 60S ribosomal protein L6-1-like, whose protein sequence is MAPKTARVSRNPDLIRGVGKYSRSKMYHKRGLWAIKAKNGGVFPRHDAKPKADAPAEKPPKFYPADDVKKPLVNKRKPKPTKLRSSITPGTVLIILTGRFKGKRVVFLKQLQSGLLLVTGPFKVNGVPLRRVNQSYVIATSTKVDIAGVNVEKFDDKYFSKEVQKKKKKGEGEFFEAEKEEKSALPQDKKDDQKAVDSALLKSIEAVADLKTYLAARFSLKAGMKPHELVF, encoded by the exons ATGGCTCCGAAGACAGCAAGAGTTAGCAGAAACCCCGATCTCATTCGAGGGGTTGGCAAATACTCGAGGTCGAAGATGTACCATAAGCGAGGTCTTTGGGCAATCAAGGCAAAAAATGGAGGTGTTTTCCCTCGCCACGATGCCAAGCCTAAGGCCGATGCTCCAGCAGAGAAGCCGCCCAAATTTTACCCTGCTGATGATGTCAAGAAGCCACTTGTTAACAAGCGCAAACCCAAGCCCACCAAACTTAG GTCTAGCATTACTCCTGGGACCGTGCTTATCATTCTTACTGGAAGGTTTAAGGGAAAGAGAGTTGTGTTCTTGAAGCAACTTCAATCTGGATTGCTTTTAGTGACTG GGCCATTCAAGGTCAATGGCGTTCCTTTGAGGCGTGTGAATCAGTCATACGTGATTGCGACCTCCACCAAGGTTGACATTGCAGGAGTCAATGTTGAGAAGTTTGATGATAAATATTTCTCCAAGGAAGttcagaagaagaaaaagaagggagaAGGAGAATTTTTTGAGGCAGAGAAGGAG GAAAAAAGTGCTCTCCCACAAGACAAAAAGGATGATCAGAAGGCCGTGGACTCAGCTCTGCTAAAGTCCATCGAGGCAGTTGCAGACTTAAAGACATACTTAGCTGCAAGGTTTTCTCTAAAGGCAGGCATGAAACCTCATGAGCTTGTTTTCTAG